tctgtcaatgatgaagccaatttaaccagagattttgcataaatgatttcagattcagattcctgagaaaatttgacacTAAACTGATATCTTTTCAGttcataaccaagaacttgaatttttacccttaatgtcactaaaatgcaactcaaaccttgaaccttgtcatatTAGAAAAGACGCAATTTCCAGATACAATGGAATAGTCTGGGTTCGTTACATGCTGACAACAGTGAGTCCCAGGTATGACTCAATAAGCTGTTAATAGCATTGCAATGACTGTACAACAAAACATTAGAGAATATTGCAGTGCAGCTGGAGAAAGTGTTGTCTTACTCCACAACAACAGATGTCTGGAGGAGATGAGCTGCAGTCTTACATAAGATGTGTCTCAAATACCTCTAGACATCCTGTGTCACTAATGATCATCTGGGGGGTCTGTTAGAGAAATATGATATTAGACTATcctctgtaaataccaggtgtccagagcacgagtcatggatgggttgtgatgacatatcctatgagaaagcacccaggatatgtctaccatttcttctctatctaTATATTTTCTGTCTCGTGGTGCCAGTTTGGGGCCAGAGCGGCCTGTTGCCCTTGGGGAAATCACgccatagtgtaggtgggagaagagttcaaatgtggtcactgaacccacgcatcaccgtgttttggatatacctaagccaatggtgaacctgatcaacgTCATCATGTTGGGACACTTGGACACTTGGTTGTAATATCCATATTCTTTCATAAGAACTTAGACctcctggtgttagtcagtcaactgttGAATTCTCTTGTATGTATTTGACTCCTTGCTGCAAGTAAAGTCTTCtcattccagaatccagtgactctgtcttaATTCTTAGATGGTATCTCAGAATATTTCTATCAGGGTCAGAATAGCTGGAACCCTGGAAGCATAGGTAGGTTAGCTGTAAATATTAAGCCTATTCAGCCTAATAACAATTCCATTATCATTTTATGGGTATGTTTATCTACATGTCACCGCAATAttatttgtaacttttttttttagaaattaacgGTAAATTCTTGACACAAAAGTGATTAGAAAAGTATATTCCCTCTCTTTCCATGGTACCAGGGGAGTCTGCTAAAAGGTTGTCAGTGCCTTTAGGTAGAAATGAAATGGTGATACTGTGCATGGGAGCGATATAGCCTGGACATGGACTTTCTACACACCAGTTTATCTCTGAGTCTCCTGCTCAATGGGATTCAAGGCAAAATATGATTGAAAGAATATTTGGACAGGATGGCAATTGGAAATGTGCAAGGCTCAGATAAATGCAGCAGTTAACACCTACCTGGCAAGATATGCATGTTCTTGAATCACTGAACTGAATGACTTCACTCATGCTTTGTCTGGATAATTCTACAACAACAGCCACTGAAGAGAATGAATATGAGCTCTTACAAAATGCACCTATGATGGATGCAAAATGTGCACCCAGACATGAGAGCCATCTCCCATGATAACAGAAATCAGCACTTACTGAAATACAGCTTTACCATTTTGTGCAAACATCTAAGCTGACAATGTTTTTTTACAACCACAAAATCCTAGAATGACCTGAAAAAGCCTGTTCAGCTGTTGGCACTGCATTGTCAGGTCATACATTAGCCAGGAATCCAAGTCTAGTTGGGAGGCAGCCATTGTCACTACTGAAGACCAGAACACTATCAACACATGAAGACATGACTGCAAATGCCACATGTTGATGGGGGTGAAGAAATGTGACATGAAAATGTTCTCAGTGTGATGTGTGTGCATGATACAAATGTGATATTCAGCGTCAACGGTAGACTATGTTGATTTTAATGTCATGTcacaatggaaaaataaaaacactaataaCATGTATTTATTACACTCTTCCAATTCAGTGGTGGATGAATAGCAGCAGATTCAGTCAGTAGTAACAAAGGGATGTATTAACCCCCACAAGATTGTCTAGTCTTCAATACATATTTGTGAAtagactaaagtgaggacaaatgtgaagtctagatggactgaggttgtgggtgtgaaagtatggaatggacctgatgatgaatttaagttggtCACTCCTtaggcaaagttaaaaaaaaaaaaaaaaaaaagccttaagtttaaaattctttaggaatattgaattgagatggtagatatgtttttgttgttgatttttttttttttttttatggtgtgaatgctcgatgctgtacacatttaatttaatgtaagcagtgtatcaggtgaaaaggataggtaaaaaaaaaaaaaaaaaaaagcttttgcttctagcctattacttttttggtttttatgtttattataattattgtactaagtgcaatgattgatgtaaaaaccaaaataaattcattcattcatatacaaATAATTTGTATAAAATGCACTTTCTCAGCTTTTGACCgtcatcagatgtgtcttttttggCTGCTCCCTGGTGAACGCGGGAACATCGTCAATTCCTGCAACCTGCATTCAcctataaaacccatgtagtttgagaaACATGGTTGtaaatgattgtttttttgtgttcagttaatgatatattattacactgaagaaaaaataaaacaaataaataaatgttctatATATATGTAAACTTATAtattacttttattctgttttctctgtattgataataataacttttgactCTTACTCTGACCTtttagagaatagaatagaatagaatagaatagaatagaatagaatagaatagaatgccttcattgtcattatacatatgtacaaagaaaagaaaagagacaactctcttgtggtggaTTATGCGAATCTGTACTATCAGCAAATTAAAATTAGGAAAACATcacatttttacttaaaaaaaaaaaaagaaaaagaaaagaaaaatgcaggGGACTCGAGACATCTTGACACAACATCCgggtatgacttttttttttgtctttgtagttTCCGAAAACTATTGTGTGATTAATCAGAAATTTAAAGTGGGCGTGCctaaaaaggttaaaggttaactcgctttatCATCCTGGTAGGTAGGGAAATTCTGTTGACCCATCTGATATACACAGtgcttagcattagcaattagcagttAGCATCAGTACATAGAGCACTGTAGTGAGCTGCTATTGAAGGCACTTAGGAACctactccagatcttcatcagtactgtgtTCAGAGGAACCAGACTTGGCCTACATGTATCTTAATTTTTTAATGGCGGGGGAGATTGGAGGACCTGGAGGAAACCCACAGGGCTCTGAGAGGACAGGTAAAGTGTACACAGAAAGGCTGTGTCCTACTGAGAAACGGGGCAACGAGTGGACTTTCCaggagggtttttgttttttgtttttttttactttccaggAGTTCTGCAGTTAAGTTTCTCTTCGAAGTATGAAATGTGCAGACCAAAACCAACTTTGTTTTTGCCACCcccagaaaaagaacacatttctcTGTTCTTGTGGAGAATGTAGTAACTTTAAGCTGAGGGTTGGAGGAGGACTGATGTCTTCAGATTCATTGCAGGCTGTGGGATTCAGTCGATGTGTGCCTCACAAAGTCTGTGCTCTCATGTCATCCACATACTCAAAATAAGAGTCTGACTAAATCAGTTTGTCCATGTCAGTCAACAAAACAGTCTTTTATTCCATGGCAGAGGTTGAGGTGTAAGCTCCCATTGGTGTACTACAGACTACACTAAGCAGAAATAAAGGATGTATCCATagaaaaaacatacaacataGAGTCGAAGAACCCAAAATACAACCTGTCCTGGTTGTCCAAAAACACTCGAACAGCAGGGAGGAAGATGACGTTTACATCAACAAACCTTCAGACAACAAAGAGAAGGTGAGTGTGTAAGtaatctattgattattgatGGGATTTCAGGGGAGTGGAGGTGAATCACTGTGTGCTGTGTATTCTGCCTTTTACAAGTGTGTTGAATGTTGAAGCTTGTCATGCTGCGTAGTCCATTTTACAGAATTCATCCAGTGTTGAGACCCAGAAGGATTCAATTTTACTTCTCACTTACTGAAGACTAGAAGAAGTGTTCTCAAGTTACTGTATTctgaaatggttttatatacAGTATAGATAAATATACAGTAGTTTTGTATTTCAGAGTCCAGTGGTTTGTAGCATAACATTATTTCCTAGAGTCTTCTCTGCCATGCTACCTCCAGGTTCACTCTCAGACTCTGGTTCCACCGATTTCAAgtagtttcttgtttttttgtatgtattttcccCACTCATTATTTGTAGTCTAACTTGTATATTGAGTGAAATGCCTCAGGTGGATTTTTTAAGACAAGCTCTTAATGGCACAGCAACTCGTTACATGATTTTGTTCTGTGCTATGACAGATTGAAGTGTATTTAAAAACAACTAAGAAAAATACTACAGTAGACTCATTTAGCCAGGGCTGTGGTGAACTCTGGGACTTTTTAGCTTTGAATGGTGCGACAGAGTCCAGAACAGTCGGGCAGGTTTGGTTAAAATGGGATACCAGCTCCTCTGTGAATCTATTAATCTATATCTAAATAATGAACTTGTCCTCTGGATACGAACTTCTTCCATCAGGAAGAAGATTTCGTATGCCTAAGTGCAAAACCAAccgcctcaaattatcatttgtccCAATGTCCATTAAGCTGCTGAACAATGTTAAGAACTAGTGCAATAGAGCAAcgtgcaacaaacacacagcactttagcacttagcccttttttttctccctgcacTTTAGGCATCTCTATTTGTTCTGTGCTGTGACTGTCAAGTGTAGTGTGGTCAatgtctgttttatatgacagACAAACTGTCATTGTTATAATGTGTCCATGAGATGATggttttttatcttgtcttgtgaaGCAATGATTTGTAGCACTGTACCCAAGATGAATTTCCcccaggggacaataaagtttattttactttttactttactttaactAAACCTTGTGCCTCCTGTCAAACTAAGAACTGAGGGTCAGTCATCTTTATCTGCAGTGTTTCCACACATCAGTCTAGCACTTGAAAGAAAAAGCAGCTTTAGTTGAATAAGAGACATTTTGTATGATTATTCTGTAAAAATCAGAATGAATGCACTGTTATTGAATTACTGAGTGCAGTTTAAGGTGGAGCCACTCTGGAGTGTGTCATTAtcaggaaatgaaaatgaaactcaaAAGGAAAACCCAGGACTTCTTCGCAGACAAACCTTTAAAGAGAAGACTTCCACCTGAAATATCCCACAGATACACTGAAAGGTACGTACATGGATATTATTTTTTCTATGTAAAAACAGGAGCAATGTATAGTTGATAATAAAACACAGTCAAAGTCAGAGAGCTGAGTTTCTGCTGCTCAATGATcttgtattaaaaaataataggAGTAACAGACTAATGTGATGAAAGAAACTAAAAGTAAAAGATTTAATGTCTTTGCTTCACCTTCCAACTGTCAGCTCTGCAATATAATACCCACAGTTTTCTGATGTATTTATAAACCACACATTAGTTCAGAGAGTTTgaactgtggtctgtttagaaGCTGTGTTTCTAGTCTCTGCTCACAgtgatttatctttttttaatcaaaacaaaATCTGTTGGCTGCAGTTTTTCGTGGCGTTTGACCTTCATCGGCTGCCATTTCTTCACAGTCTGACAAGTTTTTTGTTAAAATACCATATTGATTATGGGCTAGGTTTGGTTTGACACCTGctttttgtcagtttaaaagaaatTAACACCTGTTCAGTAACGTAATTCAGTTCAGGTGTTTTGCAACAAACTGTAGCCtgtgttttataatgttttaagtgTCAATGTCAATGAGCTCCTGACCAGAAAAATGACAATACTGCTTGATTATTGAAGGGCGTCAAAATAACAAGTGTTTATCTTCCACATCTGGTCATATGGGGACCTCCTGTGGTTGTATGAATAAGTGCAGATAAAAAGTGTAGTACTATAGAGTTACGGGAAGAGATTGACTTTGCAGCCCAACTAATGTAACACCACAAATTTTTTTCTATTCCTCTTGTCATTACTACTGaatgatttaaaatattttgCGTTTTCCCTCTTTAGAAATGTCAGCTGCCAGCATTCTGGTCTCTGAGGATCAGTTTCTTTGTGCCATCTGTTTGGATGTGTTCACTGATCCAGTCACCACaccatgtggacacaacttctgcaagAACTGCATCATAGAAAACTGGAGTACTGACGTCCAGAACCAGTGTCCATTGTGTAAGATGGATTTTGACACAAGACCTGAGATGCACGTAAACACCTTCATATCAGAGATGGTGGCTGAGTTCAGACAGTCAAGAGAAAAGAAAACCAAACAGAGCTGCTGCTCAGGGCAACAAACTTCCAAAGCAGGTGAAGTTCTATGTGACATATGCACTGAGACCAAACTGAAGGCTCTCAAGTCCTGCCTCATGTGTCTGAGCTCCTACTGTGAGACTCACCTGGAGGTTCACCAGAAAATCACTCTGACAAGACATCAGCTGATCGATCCAGTGGAGAACCTGGAGGACAGAATGTGTAAGAGACACGACAGACCTCTGGAGCTGTTCTGCAAGACTGAccaggtctgtgtgtgtcagttctGCACATTATCTCATCATAAGTCACACGTCTTCACTCCACTGGAAGAAGAATATGAAGAAAAGAAGGCAGAGCTGGAGAAAACAGAGGCTGAACTTCAGCAGATGATCCAGGACAGACAAGTGAAGACTGAGAAGATCAAACAGTTGGTGAGACTCAGTAAAGACGACGCAGAGAGAGAGATAGAAACCAGTGTTCAGCCCTTCACTGCTCTGATACAGTCTGCTGAGAGAAGCCTGACTCAGCTCATTGAGACCATAGAAGAGAAGCAGAAAGAGATGGAGAAAATAGCTGAAGGTTTCATCACAGAAATGGAAGAGGAAATATCTGAGCTGGTGAAGACAAGAGCCGAGGTAGATCAGCTCATACAAACTGAAGACCCCCTCCAGCTTCTCCAAAGCCTCCCACACCTGAGCACTGTTCCACATATGAAGGACTGGAAAGAGGTCCATGTCCCCTCATCGTATGAGGGGACTGTGAGGACGGCTGTGGCCCAGCTGGAGGAGACATTCAGTACAGAGATGAAGAAGCTGGCTGAGGCTGAGCTGAAGAGGGTTCAACAGTTTGCAGTGGATGTGACTCTGGATCCTGACACTGCACATCCAAatctcatcctgtctgatgatggGAAACAAGTGAAGGTTGGCAGTTTAATGAAAAGTCTCCCAGACAACCCAAGGAGATTTTCTGCACATAGACGAGTCTTAGGAAAGCAAGGCTTCACTTCCAAATTTTACTATGAGGTTCAAGTTACAGAGAAGACTGAGTGGACTCTAGGAGTGGTCAGAGAATCAATCAACAGAAAGGAGAAGATCATACACAGCCCAAAGTGTGGATTCTGGACTGTGTGCTTGAAGAATGGAAATGAGTACAAAGCTCTTGCTCAcccctctgttcttctgtctctgAAGTCACAGCctcagaaggtgggggtgtttgtggattatCACGGAGGTTTGGTCTCCTTTTATGACGTAGATACTGCATCTCATATCTACACCTTCACTGGCTGTAACTTCTCAGAGAAACTCTACCCATACTTCTATCCATGTCCTGTAGATGGAGGCAAAAACTCTGCCCCACTGGTCATTACCTTTGTCGATACAGTAACATGCTAGACTCAGTTTTCAAGTTGGTTTGGGGACTTTACCTATAAAGTGGAGTCTGTTGGTGAAtatttgtgtgttgtatttggaCAGGGATATCAGGAATTCTAAGTTCCCAGTTGGAAATTTTAACTGGAATGTGCCTGAAGTCAGGTTTCTGATCTAGAAAGTCAGAAGAACGTTACAAACTCACTCTGAAAATTCATAGATGGGGCTGTTTCATGCTTTGATATTAGTGAGAGCTGTAGTTATATAATGTCAATGAACAATTTGTCTAAAGGTTAATggaaagcagcataaaaaagtattaaaagttgTATATTCATTCATGAATCAATAAATGactgtaaagcaaaaaaaaagcctGTAATCAGTGTGTGAAAATGAAATATCAATGTAAATTTGTTGCTTTCTGTACTAAATCTGTCTAATGTCTGACTTAATAAAACCTATGTAAAGTATTTATGATCTTGGTCGTCCCTTGACATttacattcatatatatatatatatgtgtgtatatatatatatatatatatgtgtgtatatatatatatatatatatatatatatatatatatatatatatatatatatatatatatatatatatatatatatgtacagggtggggaagcaaaatttacaatattttgaggcagggattgaaagacagtgtatgaccaattagtttattgaaagtcatgagaatttatttgccacaagaaaattgacataatagaaaatgtttttattctatgtgtcctccttctttctcaataactgccttcacacgcttcctgaaacttgcgcaagtgttcctcaaatattcgggaaacaacttctcccattcttctttaataggatcttccagactttctcgtaatagttttgctcatagtcattctcttctttacattataaacagtctttatggacactccaactatttttgaaatctcctttggtgtgacgagtgcattcagcaaatcacacactctttgacgtttgctttcctgattactcatatgggcaaaagtttctgaaaaggtatggataatagtgttaggtatgattatgacatcaatatatgtttggtttcaaaacaactgatgtagtgcctgctgagaaaaaacaactaaatgttcattgtaaattttgcttccccaccctgtatatatgtataaacaaCACTATTGTGCTAAAGTTTATGGCAgcctttagttttgtttttgcagcgttgaaatgaacatgggtatttgtttctgtctttttttcttttttcttcagatacaataagaaaatacaggaattatgtgcacagccttaaaaaacacGCAAAAAACAGAACTGAGTGGGTTCTAaaagttaaagtcagtatttagtgtgacctctgaccccatgacaagaagcaggtCAAGCCCTTaaaaacatctggcatgtgttgaatgaaacctggaataaaaaataagaatgtgAATGTCAAAAATTtcacattgtctgaacaaaaggattaaagacatgttcagtgtaaaaggaaggtcactgtaaatacaaccactttggtttatagaggtgttttttttcactgaaactttagtttttactgctgtacatactttactgtagtatgattactgatgtgcatgaataggaataaaaagaggaacttTATGGAcaactgtatatattttattaaaatagaTCGTCTGCAAACAGAGGCCATTCAGTTTGAGTATCCAACAGTAAAACATTAATCCAGACTAATATTAAAACGCCCTGTGTTTTGGCATGTCCAAAGCTCATCATGTTTGCATGACCTGATTTTCAGGTTTATTCTTtgtaagtctgttttttttttttcattacagaCCTGATGAAAATATCAGAAGGAGTTAATCATTACTAGTTGCTGTAAAGGGTGGAGCCACTTTTTGAAGAGACCATGTGATTTCTGTTACAAGAAAATGAAACTCAGAACAACTCACAGGACAGGATGTGAATGTGCAGACAAAGTGAATCCAGTCTTTGTCTTCTGAGTCTGCTCTTCACCAAAACACCAGAGACGCACCTGTCCAACACAGGTGAGTACAGCTTATGCTTATTGATTCTAAACAGGAAGACACAAAATGAGGCATTTTCCTCTTTCTACTCAGAGTAGCATTTCTGCTGGTATGGTTTTGCCTTGGCGCTCAGCCCATGGCACCACACCAACCATTTCATACCAAAAAAAACCATCACCGTCACATTAGACTTACACATATGTATGATATATAACagtccaggacaaacgtcctgcacctTCAGATGCAAGTATGCGAGTCTTCAGTAGGTAGGGAAGAGAAAAACGAGCATAAAGTTTAACTTTCGCGGGCAGGGGAACCGACGCACGCGCCAACCCGCCGAACTGCGCGCGTGTGCCccctctatacacacacacacacaccgccgtACCGTgcgcgtgcacccccccccccccccccccccccttacaccgccacaccaacagatccaTTCCACCGGACACACTGATTCAGAGGCTGATTATTTGAGTCAAATCTGTTTTCAGCTCAGTTTTCAGTTCTTTGGACAGAACTGTTTGGACACTTTATGTCCAGATGCTTCATTCTGAACAGTTGGTTGAGCCACAAAACAACAATTACTAGTGTTAGAATGTTATATTACGATCAATGACCCTAAATTTGTttttagggttaattttgtttacagtCATCTTCGCTTCCAAATGTCTTcggttttcacttaattttactCTGTATTTTTTTAGTCATTTGAATTGTTATGAAACGTTCACATGGATATTTCTGAAACATATTTGACACATTCTGAAGATAACTCATTGATCCAGAAGTAGCTGTCGGGTTTCTACAAGTCACTCCTTTAAAATTAACAGTGATAATAACTAACATGAagctttttattttaatattccaAATTCACAGGAATGGGGAGTCCTCAggctgtaggtgtgatgtgtcccacTGTCCTTTTTCATAGTGCATAATTGTTGAGCCAAAGAAAATTCACTCT
This region of Sphaeramia orbicularis chromosome 12, fSphaOr1.1, whole genome shotgun sequence genomic DNA includes:
- the LOC115429271 gene encoding E3 ubiquitin-protein ligase TRIM39-like — protein: MSAASILVSEDQFLCAICLDVFTDPVTTPCGHNFCKNCIIENWSTDVQNQCPLCKMDFDTRPEMHVNTFISEMVAEFRQSREKKTKQSCCSGQQTSKAGEVLCDICTETKLKALKSCLMCLSSYCETHLEVHQKITLTRHQLIDPVENLEDRMCKRHDRPLELFCKTDQVCVCQFCTLSHHKSHVFTPLEEEYEEKKAELEKTEAELQQMIQDRQVKTEKIKQLVRLSKDDAEREIETSVQPFTALIQSAERSLTQLIETIEEKQKEMEKIAEGFITEMEEEISELVKTRAEVDQLIQTEDPLQLLQSLPHLSTVPHMKDWKEVHVPSSYEGTVRTAVAQLEETFSTEMKKLAEAELKRVQQFAVDVTLDPDTAHPNLILSDDGKQVKVGSLMKSLPDNPRRFSAHRRVLGKQGFTSKFYYEVQVTEKTEWTLGVVRESINRKEKIIHSPKCGFWTVCLKNGNEYKALAHPSVLLSLKSQPQKVGVFVDYHGGLVSFYDVDTASHIYTFTGCNFSEKLYPYFYPCPVDGGKNSAPLVITFVDTVTC